A portion of the Saimiri boliviensis isolate mSaiBol1 chromosome 1, mSaiBol1.pri, whole genome shotgun sequence genome contains these proteins:
- the KIF3A gene encoding kinesin-like protein KIF3A isoform X5 produces MPINKSEKPESCDNVKVVVRCRPLNEREKSMCYKQAVSVDEMRGTITVHKTDISNEPPKTFTFDTVFGPESKQLDVYNLTARPIIDSVLEGYNGTIFAYGQTGTGKTFTMEGVRAVPELRGIIPNSFAHIFGHIAKAEGDTRFLVRVSYLEIYNEEVRDLLGKDQTQRLEVKERPDVGVYIKDLSAYVVNNADDMDRIMTLGHKNRSVGATNMNEHSSRSHAIFTITIECSEKGIDGNMHVRMGKLHLVDLAGSERQAKTGATGQRLKEATKINLSLSTLGNVISALVDGKSTHVPYRNSKLTRLLQDSLGGNSKTMMCANIGPADYNYDETISTLRYANRAKNIKNKARINEDPKDALLRQFQKEIEELKKKLEEGEEISGSDVSGSEEDDDEEGEVGEDGEKRKKRRGKKKVSPDKMIEMQAKIDEERKALETKLDMEEEERNKARAELEKREKDLLKAQQEHQSLLEKLSALEKKVIVGGVDLLAKAEEQEKLLEESNMELEERRKRAEQLRRELEEKEQERLDIEEKYTSLQEEAQGKTKKLKKVWTMLMAAKSEMADLQQEHQREIEGLLENIRQLSRELRLQMLIIDNFIPRDYQEMIENYVHWNEDIGEWQLKCVAYTGNNMRKQTPVPDKKEKDPFEVDLSHVYLAYTEESLRQSLMKLERPRTSKGKARPKTGRRKRSAKPETVIDSLLQ; encoded by the exons ATCAATAAATCAGAGAAGCCAGAAAGCTGCGATAATGTGAAGGTCGTTGTTAGGTGCCGGCCCCTcaatgagagagagaaatcaatgtGCTACAAACAAGCTGTCAGTGTGGATGAGATGAGGGGAACTATCACTGTACATAAGACTGACATTTCCAATGAACCTCCGAAGACATTTACTTTTGATACTGTTTTTGGACCAGAGAGTAAACAACTTGATGTTTATAACTTAACTGCAAGACCTATTATTGATTCTGTACTTGAAGGCTACAATG GGACTATTTTTGCATATGGACAAACTGGAACAGGCAAAACTTTTACCATGGAAGGTGTTCGAGCTGTTCCTGAACTTAGAGGAATAATTCCCAATTCATTTGCTCACATATTTGGTCATATTGCAAAAGCAGAGGGTGATACAAG GTTTTTGGTTCGAGtgtcttatttggaaatatataatGAAGAAGTTCGTGACCTTTTGGGAAAGGATCAGACACAAAGGTTAGAG gttaaaGAAAGACCTGATGTGGGAGTTTATATCAAAGATTTATCAGCTTATGTGGTAAATAATGCTGATGATATGGATAGAATTATGACACTAGGCCATAAAAATC GTTCTGTTGGTGCAACTAATATGAATGAACATAGTTCCCGTTCTCATGCCATCTTTACAATTACTATAGAATGCAGTGAAAAAGGCATTGATGGTAACATGCATGTCAGGATGGGGAAGCTCCACCTTGTAGATCTTGCT GGTTCAGAAAGGCAAGCAAAAACTGGAGCCACTGGACAGCGCCTAAAGGAAGCTACAAAAATCAATCTTTCACTTTCCACCCTTGGTAATGTAATTTCTGCCCTGGTTGATGGAAAAAGCACTCATGTGCCTTATCGTAACTCTAAATTGACTCGTCTTCTTCAGGATTCCTTAGGAGGAAATTCAAAAACTATGATG TGTGCAAATATTGGGCCAGCAGATTACAATTATGATGAAACTATCAGTACATTACGATATGCCAATCGTgctaagaatattaaaaataaagctagaaTTAATGAAGATCCAAAGGATGCTTTGCTGCGTCAGttccagaaagaaatagaagaactGAAAAAGAAGCTTGAAGAAG GAGAAGAAATATCAGGCTCTGATGTCAGTGGGTCAgaggaagatgatgatgaagaggGTGAGGTTGGAGAagatggagagaaaaggaaaaaaagaaggg GTAAAAAGAAAGTCTCCCCAGATAAGATGATTGAAATGCAAGCAAAAATTGATGAGGAGAGAAAAGCACTTGAAACAAAGCTTGacatggaagaagaagaaagaaacaaggctAGAGCTGAATTAGAGAAACGGGAAAAAGATCTTCTTAAAGCCCA ACAAGAACATCAGTCTTTGCTGGAAAAATTGTCCGCCCTGGAAAAGAAGGTAATTGTTGGTGGGGTTGATTTGTTGGCCAAAGCTGAGGAACAAGAGAAACTTCTTGAAGAATCTAACATGGAActggaagaaaggaggaaaagagcagAGCAACTTCGCAGAGAACTTGAGGAAAAAGAG caaGAACGTTTGgatattgaagaaaaatataccaGTTTGCAAGAGGAAGCACAGGGGAAGACCAAGAAATTAAAGAAAGTGTGGACTATGCTGATGGCTGCAAAGTCAGAG ATGGCTGATCTCCAACAAGAACATCAGAGGGAAATTGAGGGCCTACTCGAGAACATTCGGCAACTTAGCCGGGAGCTTCGACTTCAGATGCTTATTATTGATAACTTTATACCTCGGGATTATCAG gaaatgattGAAAACTATGTCCATTGGAATGAAGACATAGGAGAATGGCAGCTA aaatgtgttgCCTACACAGGAAATAACATGAGGAAGCAAACCCCAGTACCtgataaaaaggagaaagat ccTTTTGAAGTGGACCTTTCTCACGTGTATCTTGCCTATACTGAGGAGAGTCTCCGTCAGTCTTTGATGAAACTAGAAAGACCACGAACTTCAAAGGGGAAAGCAAGGCCAAAGACAGGGAGAAG
- the KIF3A gene encoding kinesin-like protein KIF3A isoform X1 has translation MPINKSEKPESCDNVKVVVRCRPLNEREKSMCYKQAVSVDEMRGTITVHKTDISNEPPKTFTFDTVFGPESKQLDVYNLTARPIIDSVLEGYNGTIFAYGQTGTGKTFTMEGVRAVPELRGIIPNSFAHIFGHIAKAEGDTRFLVRVSYLEIYNEEVRDLLGKDQTQRLEVKERPDVGVYIKDLSAYVVNNADDMDRIMTLGHKNRSVGATNMNEHSSRSHAIFTITIECSEKGIDGNMHVRMGKLHLVDLAGSERQAKTGATGQRLKEATKINLSLSTLGNVISALVDGKSTHVPYRNSKLTRLLQDSLGGNSKTMMCANIGPADYNYDETISTLRYANRAKNIKNKARINEDPKDALLRQFQKEIEELKKKLEEGEEISGSDVSGSEEDDDEEGEVGEDGEKRKKRRGSSSSSSSDSTCSVIEKPLDKFLPSKKKVSPDKMIEMQAKIDEERKALETKLDMEEEERNKARAELEKREKDLLKAQQEHQSLLEKLSALEKKVIVGGVDLLAKAEEQEKLLEESNMELEERRKRAEQLRRELEEKEQERLDIEEKYTSLQEEAQGKTKKLKKVWTMLMAAKSEMADLQQEHQREIEGLLENIRQLSRELRLQMLIIDNFIPRDYQEMIENYVHWNEDIGEWQLKCVAYTGNNMRKQTPVPDKKEKDPFEVDLSHVYLAYTEESLRQSLMKLERPRTSKGKARPKTGRSLSKKSFNIVWLASFTGQEFYERNISLACIEHSMRTGTRPVCHL, from the exons ATCAATAAATCAGAGAAGCCAGAAAGCTGCGATAATGTGAAGGTCGTTGTTAGGTGCCGGCCCCTcaatgagagagagaaatcaatgtGCTACAAACAAGCTGTCAGTGTGGATGAGATGAGGGGAACTATCACTGTACATAAGACTGACATTTCCAATGAACCTCCGAAGACATTTACTTTTGATACTGTTTTTGGACCAGAGAGTAAACAACTTGATGTTTATAACTTAACTGCAAGACCTATTATTGATTCTGTACTTGAAGGCTACAATG GGACTATTTTTGCATATGGACAAACTGGAACAGGCAAAACTTTTACCATGGAAGGTGTTCGAGCTGTTCCTGAACTTAGAGGAATAATTCCCAATTCATTTGCTCACATATTTGGTCATATTGCAAAAGCAGAGGGTGATACAAG GTTTTTGGTTCGAGtgtcttatttggaaatatataatGAAGAAGTTCGTGACCTTTTGGGAAAGGATCAGACACAAAGGTTAGAG gttaaaGAAAGACCTGATGTGGGAGTTTATATCAAAGATTTATCAGCTTATGTGGTAAATAATGCTGATGATATGGATAGAATTATGACACTAGGCCATAAAAATC GTTCTGTTGGTGCAACTAATATGAATGAACATAGTTCCCGTTCTCATGCCATCTTTACAATTACTATAGAATGCAGTGAAAAAGGCATTGATGGTAACATGCATGTCAGGATGGGGAAGCTCCACCTTGTAGATCTTGCT GGTTCAGAAAGGCAAGCAAAAACTGGAGCCACTGGACAGCGCCTAAAGGAAGCTACAAAAATCAATCTTTCACTTTCCACCCTTGGTAATGTAATTTCTGCCCTGGTTGATGGAAAAAGCACTCATGTGCCTTATCGTAACTCTAAATTGACTCGTCTTCTTCAGGATTCCTTAGGAGGAAATTCAAAAACTATGATG TGTGCAAATATTGGGCCAGCAGATTACAATTATGATGAAACTATCAGTACATTACGATATGCCAATCGTgctaagaatattaaaaataaagctagaaTTAATGAAGATCCAAAGGATGCTTTGCTGCGTCAGttccagaaagaaatagaagaactGAAAAAGAAGCTTGAAGAAG GAGAAGAAATATCAGGCTCTGATGTCAGTGGGTCAgaggaagatgatgatgaagaggGTGAGGTTGGAGAagatggagagaaaaggaaaaaaagaaggg gcagtagcagcagcagtagtTCAGACTCCACATGTTCTGTCATAGAGAAACCTCTGGATAAGTTCTTGCCTA GTAAAAAGAAAGTCTCCCCAGATAAGATGATTGAAATGCAAGCAAAAATTGATGAGGAGAGAAAAGCACTTGAAACAAAGCTTGacatggaagaagaagaaagaaacaaggctAGAGCTGAATTAGAGAAACGGGAAAAAGATCTTCTTAAAGCCCA ACAAGAACATCAGTCTTTGCTGGAAAAATTGTCCGCCCTGGAAAAGAAGGTAATTGTTGGTGGGGTTGATTTGTTGGCCAAAGCTGAGGAACAAGAGAAACTTCTTGAAGAATCTAACATGGAActggaagaaaggaggaaaagagcagAGCAACTTCGCAGAGAACTTGAGGAAAAAGAG caaGAACGTTTGgatattgaagaaaaatataccaGTTTGCAAGAGGAAGCACAGGGGAAGACCAAGAAATTAAAGAAAGTGTGGACTATGCTGATGGCTGCAAAGTCAGAG ATGGCTGATCTCCAACAAGAACATCAGAGGGAAATTGAGGGCCTACTCGAGAACATTCGGCAACTTAGCCGGGAGCTTCGACTTCAGATGCTTATTATTGATAACTTTATACCTCGGGATTATCAG gaaatgattGAAAACTATGTCCATTGGAATGAAGACATAGGAGAATGGCAGCTA aaatgtgttgCCTACACAGGAAATAACATGAGGAAGCAAACCCCAGTACCtgataaaaaggagaaagat ccTTTTGAAGTGGACCTTTCTCACGTGTATCTTGCCTATACTGAGGAGAGTCTCCGTCAGTCTTTGATGAAACTAGAAAGACCACGAACTTCAAAGGGGAAAGCAAGGCCAAAGACAGGGAGAAG
- the KIF3A gene encoding kinesin-like protein KIF3A isoform X3 — translation MPINKSEKPESCDNVKVVVRCRPLNEREKSMCYKQAVSVDEMRGTITVHKTDISNEPPKTFTFDTVFGPESKQLDVYNLTARPIIDSVLEGYNGTIFAYGQTGTGKTFTMEGVRAVPELRGIIPNSFAHIFGHIAKAEGDTRFLVRVSYLEIYNEEVRDLLGKDQTQRLEVKERPDVGVYIKDLSAYVVNNADDMDRIMTLGHKNRSVGATNMNEHSSRSHAIFTITIECSEKGIDGNMHVRMGKLHLVDLAGSERQAKTGATGQRLKEATKINLSLSTLGNVISALVDGKSTHVPYRNSKLTRLLQDSLGGNSKTMMCANIGPADYNYDETISTLRYANRAKNIKNKARINEDPKDALLRQFQKEIEELKKKLEEGEEISGSDVSGSEEDDDEEGEVGEDGEKRKKRRGKKKVSPDKMIEMQAKIDEERKALETKLDMEEEERNKARAELEKREKDLLKAQQEHQSLLEKLSALEKKVIVGGVDLLAKAEEQEKLLEESNMELEERRKRAEQLRRELEEKEQERLDIEEKYTSLQEEAQGKTKKLKKVWTMLMAAKSEMADLQQEHQREIEGLLENIRQLSRELRLQMLIIDNFIPRDYQEMIENYVHWNEDIGEWQLKCVAYTGNNMRKQTPVPDKKEKDPFEVDLSHVYLAYTEESLRQSLMKLERPRTSKGKARPKTGRSLSKKSFNIVWLASFTGQEFYERNISLACIEHSMRTGTRPVCHL, via the exons ATCAATAAATCAGAGAAGCCAGAAAGCTGCGATAATGTGAAGGTCGTTGTTAGGTGCCGGCCCCTcaatgagagagagaaatcaatgtGCTACAAACAAGCTGTCAGTGTGGATGAGATGAGGGGAACTATCACTGTACATAAGACTGACATTTCCAATGAACCTCCGAAGACATTTACTTTTGATACTGTTTTTGGACCAGAGAGTAAACAACTTGATGTTTATAACTTAACTGCAAGACCTATTATTGATTCTGTACTTGAAGGCTACAATG GGACTATTTTTGCATATGGACAAACTGGAACAGGCAAAACTTTTACCATGGAAGGTGTTCGAGCTGTTCCTGAACTTAGAGGAATAATTCCCAATTCATTTGCTCACATATTTGGTCATATTGCAAAAGCAGAGGGTGATACAAG GTTTTTGGTTCGAGtgtcttatttggaaatatataatGAAGAAGTTCGTGACCTTTTGGGAAAGGATCAGACACAAAGGTTAGAG gttaaaGAAAGACCTGATGTGGGAGTTTATATCAAAGATTTATCAGCTTATGTGGTAAATAATGCTGATGATATGGATAGAATTATGACACTAGGCCATAAAAATC GTTCTGTTGGTGCAACTAATATGAATGAACATAGTTCCCGTTCTCATGCCATCTTTACAATTACTATAGAATGCAGTGAAAAAGGCATTGATGGTAACATGCATGTCAGGATGGGGAAGCTCCACCTTGTAGATCTTGCT GGTTCAGAAAGGCAAGCAAAAACTGGAGCCACTGGACAGCGCCTAAAGGAAGCTACAAAAATCAATCTTTCACTTTCCACCCTTGGTAATGTAATTTCTGCCCTGGTTGATGGAAAAAGCACTCATGTGCCTTATCGTAACTCTAAATTGACTCGTCTTCTTCAGGATTCCTTAGGAGGAAATTCAAAAACTATGATG TGTGCAAATATTGGGCCAGCAGATTACAATTATGATGAAACTATCAGTACATTACGATATGCCAATCGTgctaagaatattaaaaataaagctagaaTTAATGAAGATCCAAAGGATGCTTTGCTGCGTCAGttccagaaagaaatagaagaactGAAAAAGAAGCTTGAAGAAG GAGAAGAAATATCAGGCTCTGATGTCAGTGGGTCAgaggaagatgatgatgaagaggGTGAGGTTGGAGAagatggagagaaaaggaaaaaaagaaggg GTAAAAAGAAAGTCTCCCCAGATAAGATGATTGAAATGCAAGCAAAAATTGATGAGGAGAGAAAAGCACTTGAAACAAAGCTTGacatggaagaagaagaaagaaacaaggctAGAGCTGAATTAGAGAAACGGGAAAAAGATCTTCTTAAAGCCCA ACAAGAACATCAGTCTTTGCTGGAAAAATTGTCCGCCCTGGAAAAGAAGGTAATTGTTGGTGGGGTTGATTTGTTGGCCAAAGCTGAGGAACAAGAGAAACTTCTTGAAGAATCTAACATGGAActggaagaaaggaggaaaagagcagAGCAACTTCGCAGAGAACTTGAGGAAAAAGAG caaGAACGTTTGgatattgaagaaaaatataccaGTTTGCAAGAGGAAGCACAGGGGAAGACCAAGAAATTAAAGAAAGTGTGGACTATGCTGATGGCTGCAAAGTCAGAG ATGGCTGATCTCCAACAAGAACATCAGAGGGAAATTGAGGGCCTACTCGAGAACATTCGGCAACTTAGCCGGGAGCTTCGACTTCAGATGCTTATTATTGATAACTTTATACCTCGGGATTATCAG gaaatgattGAAAACTATGTCCATTGGAATGAAGACATAGGAGAATGGCAGCTA aaatgtgttgCCTACACAGGAAATAACATGAGGAAGCAAACCCCAGTACCtgataaaaaggagaaagat ccTTTTGAAGTGGACCTTTCTCACGTGTATCTTGCCTATACTGAGGAGAGTCTCCGTCAGTCTTTGATGAAACTAGAAAGACCACGAACTTCAAAGGGGAAAGCAAGGCCAAAGACAGGGAGAAG
- the KIF3A gene encoding kinesin-like protein KIF3A isoform X4, with product MPINKSEKPESCDNVKVVVRCRPLNEREKSMCYKQAVSVDEMRGTITVHKTDISNEPPKTFTFDTVFGPESKQLDVYNLTARPIIDSVLEGYNGTIFAYGQTGTGKTFTMEGVRAVPELRGIIPNSFAHIFGHIAKAEGDTRFLVRVSYLEIYNEEVRDLLGKDQTQRLEVKERPDVGVYIKDLSAYVVNNADDMDRIMTLGHKNRSVGATNMNEHSSRSHAIFTITIECSEKGIDGNMHVRMGKLHLVDLAGSERQAKTGATGQRLKEATKINLSLSTLGNVISALVDGKSTHVPYRNSKLTRLLQDSLGGNSKTMMCANIGPADYNYDETISTLRYANRAKNIKNKARINEDPKDALLRQFQKEIEELKKKLEEGEEISGSDVSGSEEDDDEEGEVGEDGEKRKKRRGSSSSSSSDSTCSVIEKPLDKFLPNQAGKKKVSPDKMIEMQAKIDEERKALETKLDMEEEERNKARAELEKREKDLLKAQQEHQSLLEKLSALEKKVIVGGVDLLAKAEEQEKLLEESNMELEERRKRAEQLRRELEEKEQERLDIEEKYTSLQEEAQGKTKKLKKVWTMLMAAKSEMADLQQEHQREIEGLLENIRQLSRELRLQMLIIDNFIPRDYQEMIENYVHWNEDIGEWQLKCVAYTGNNMRKQTPVPDKKEKDPFEVDLSHVYLAYTEESLRQSLMKLERPRTSKGKARPKTGRRKRSAKPETVIDSLLQ from the exons ATCAATAAATCAGAGAAGCCAGAAAGCTGCGATAATGTGAAGGTCGTTGTTAGGTGCCGGCCCCTcaatgagagagagaaatcaatgtGCTACAAACAAGCTGTCAGTGTGGATGAGATGAGGGGAACTATCACTGTACATAAGACTGACATTTCCAATGAACCTCCGAAGACATTTACTTTTGATACTGTTTTTGGACCAGAGAGTAAACAACTTGATGTTTATAACTTAACTGCAAGACCTATTATTGATTCTGTACTTGAAGGCTACAATG GGACTATTTTTGCATATGGACAAACTGGAACAGGCAAAACTTTTACCATGGAAGGTGTTCGAGCTGTTCCTGAACTTAGAGGAATAATTCCCAATTCATTTGCTCACATATTTGGTCATATTGCAAAAGCAGAGGGTGATACAAG GTTTTTGGTTCGAGtgtcttatttggaaatatataatGAAGAAGTTCGTGACCTTTTGGGAAAGGATCAGACACAAAGGTTAGAG gttaaaGAAAGACCTGATGTGGGAGTTTATATCAAAGATTTATCAGCTTATGTGGTAAATAATGCTGATGATATGGATAGAATTATGACACTAGGCCATAAAAATC GTTCTGTTGGTGCAACTAATATGAATGAACATAGTTCCCGTTCTCATGCCATCTTTACAATTACTATAGAATGCAGTGAAAAAGGCATTGATGGTAACATGCATGTCAGGATGGGGAAGCTCCACCTTGTAGATCTTGCT GGTTCAGAAAGGCAAGCAAAAACTGGAGCCACTGGACAGCGCCTAAAGGAAGCTACAAAAATCAATCTTTCACTTTCCACCCTTGGTAATGTAATTTCTGCCCTGGTTGATGGAAAAAGCACTCATGTGCCTTATCGTAACTCTAAATTGACTCGTCTTCTTCAGGATTCCTTAGGAGGAAATTCAAAAACTATGATG TGTGCAAATATTGGGCCAGCAGATTACAATTATGATGAAACTATCAGTACATTACGATATGCCAATCGTgctaagaatattaaaaataaagctagaaTTAATGAAGATCCAAAGGATGCTTTGCTGCGTCAGttccagaaagaaatagaagaactGAAAAAGAAGCTTGAAGAAG GAGAAGAAATATCAGGCTCTGATGTCAGTGGGTCAgaggaagatgatgatgaagaggGTGAGGTTGGAGAagatggagagaaaaggaaaaaaagaaggg gcagtagcagcagcagtagtTCAGACTCCACATGTTCTGTCATAGAGAAACCTCTGGATAAGTTCTTGCCTA ATCAAGCAG GTAAAAAGAAAGTCTCCCCAGATAAGATGATTGAAATGCAAGCAAAAATTGATGAGGAGAGAAAAGCACTTGAAACAAAGCTTGacatggaagaagaagaaagaaacaaggctAGAGCTGAATTAGAGAAACGGGAAAAAGATCTTCTTAAAGCCCA ACAAGAACATCAGTCTTTGCTGGAAAAATTGTCCGCCCTGGAAAAGAAGGTAATTGTTGGTGGGGTTGATTTGTTGGCCAAAGCTGAGGAACAAGAGAAACTTCTTGAAGAATCTAACATGGAActggaagaaaggaggaaaagagcagAGCAACTTCGCAGAGAACTTGAGGAAAAAGAG caaGAACGTTTGgatattgaagaaaaatataccaGTTTGCAAGAGGAAGCACAGGGGAAGACCAAGAAATTAAAGAAAGTGTGGACTATGCTGATGGCTGCAAAGTCAGAG ATGGCTGATCTCCAACAAGAACATCAGAGGGAAATTGAGGGCCTACTCGAGAACATTCGGCAACTTAGCCGGGAGCTTCGACTTCAGATGCTTATTATTGATAACTTTATACCTCGGGATTATCAG gaaatgattGAAAACTATGTCCATTGGAATGAAGACATAGGAGAATGGCAGCTA aaatgtgttgCCTACACAGGAAATAACATGAGGAAGCAAACCCCAGTACCtgataaaaaggagaaagat ccTTTTGAAGTGGACCTTTCTCACGTGTATCTTGCCTATACTGAGGAGAGTCTCCGTCAGTCTTTGATGAAACTAGAAAGACCACGAACTTCAAAGGGGAAAGCAAGGCCAAAGACAGGGAGAAG
- the KIF3A gene encoding kinesin-like protein KIF3A isoform X2, with amino-acid sequence MPINKSEKPESCDNVKVVVRCRPLNEREKSMCYKQAVSVDEMRGTITVHKTDISNEPPKTFTFDTVFGPESKQLDVYNLTARPIIDSVLEGYNGTIFAYGQTGTGKTFTMEGVRAVPELRGIIPNSFAHIFGHIAKAEGDTRFLVRVSYLEIYNEEVRDLLGKDQTQRLEVKERPDVGVYIKDLSAYVVNNADDMDRIMTLGHKNRSVGATNMNEHSSRSHAIFTITIECSEKGIDGNMHVRMGKLHLVDLAGSERQAKTGATGQRLKEATKINLSLSTLGNVISALVDGKSTHVPYRNSKLTRLLQDSLGGNSKTMMCANIGPADYNYDETISTLRYANRAKNIKNKARINEDPKDALLRQFQKEIEELKKKLEEGEEISGSDVSGSEEDDDEEGEVGEDGEKRKKRRGKFCKKKVSPDKMIEMQAKIDEERKALETKLDMEEEERNKARAELEKREKDLLKAQQEHQSLLEKLSALEKKVIVGGVDLLAKAEEQEKLLEESNMELEERRKRAEQLRRELEEKEQERLDIEEKYTSLQEEAQGKTKKLKKVWTMLMAAKSEMADLQQEHQREIEGLLENIRQLSRELRLQMLIIDNFIPRDYQEMIENYVHWNEDIGEWQLKCVAYTGNNMRKQTPVPDKKEKDPFEVDLSHVYLAYTEESLRQSLMKLERPRTSKGKARPKTGRSLSKKSFNIVWLASFTGQEFYERNISLACIEHSMRTGTRPVCHL; translated from the exons ATCAATAAATCAGAGAAGCCAGAAAGCTGCGATAATGTGAAGGTCGTTGTTAGGTGCCGGCCCCTcaatgagagagagaaatcaatgtGCTACAAACAAGCTGTCAGTGTGGATGAGATGAGGGGAACTATCACTGTACATAAGACTGACATTTCCAATGAACCTCCGAAGACATTTACTTTTGATACTGTTTTTGGACCAGAGAGTAAACAACTTGATGTTTATAACTTAACTGCAAGACCTATTATTGATTCTGTACTTGAAGGCTACAATG GGACTATTTTTGCATATGGACAAACTGGAACAGGCAAAACTTTTACCATGGAAGGTGTTCGAGCTGTTCCTGAACTTAGAGGAATAATTCCCAATTCATTTGCTCACATATTTGGTCATATTGCAAAAGCAGAGGGTGATACAAG GTTTTTGGTTCGAGtgtcttatttggaaatatataatGAAGAAGTTCGTGACCTTTTGGGAAAGGATCAGACACAAAGGTTAGAG gttaaaGAAAGACCTGATGTGGGAGTTTATATCAAAGATTTATCAGCTTATGTGGTAAATAATGCTGATGATATGGATAGAATTATGACACTAGGCCATAAAAATC GTTCTGTTGGTGCAACTAATATGAATGAACATAGTTCCCGTTCTCATGCCATCTTTACAATTACTATAGAATGCAGTGAAAAAGGCATTGATGGTAACATGCATGTCAGGATGGGGAAGCTCCACCTTGTAGATCTTGCT GGTTCAGAAAGGCAAGCAAAAACTGGAGCCACTGGACAGCGCCTAAAGGAAGCTACAAAAATCAATCTTTCACTTTCCACCCTTGGTAATGTAATTTCTGCCCTGGTTGATGGAAAAAGCACTCATGTGCCTTATCGTAACTCTAAATTGACTCGTCTTCTTCAGGATTCCTTAGGAGGAAATTCAAAAACTATGATG TGTGCAAATATTGGGCCAGCAGATTACAATTATGATGAAACTATCAGTACATTACGATATGCCAATCGTgctaagaatattaaaaataaagctagaaTTAATGAAGATCCAAAGGATGCTTTGCTGCGTCAGttccagaaagaaatagaagaactGAAAAAGAAGCTTGAAGAAG GAGAAGAAATATCAGGCTCTGATGTCAGTGGGTCAgaggaagatgatgatgaagaggGTGAGGTTGGAGAagatggagagaaaaggaaaaaaagaaggggtAAGTTCT GTAAAAAGAAAGTCTCCCCAGATAAGATGATTGAAATGCAAGCAAAAATTGATGAGGAGAGAAAAGCACTTGAAACAAAGCTTGacatggaagaagaagaaagaaacaaggctAGAGCTGAATTAGAGAAACGGGAAAAAGATCTTCTTAAAGCCCA ACAAGAACATCAGTCTTTGCTGGAAAAATTGTCCGCCCTGGAAAAGAAGGTAATTGTTGGTGGGGTTGATTTGTTGGCCAAAGCTGAGGAACAAGAGAAACTTCTTGAAGAATCTAACATGGAActggaagaaaggaggaaaagagcagAGCAACTTCGCAGAGAACTTGAGGAAAAAGAG caaGAACGTTTGgatattgaagaaaaatataccaGTTTGCAAGAGGAAGCACAGGGGAAGACCAAGAAATTAAAGAAAGTGTGGACTATGCTGATGGCTGCAAAGTCAGAG ATGGCTGATCTCCAACAAGAACATCAGAGGGAAATTGAGGGCCTACTCGAGAACATTCGGCAACTTAGCCGGGAGCTTCGACTTCAGATGCTTATTATTGATAACTTTATACCTCGGGATTATCAG gaaatgattGAAAACTATGTCCATTGGAATGAAGACATAGGAGAATGGCAGCTA aaatgtgttgCCTACACAGGAAATAACATGAGGAAGCAAACCCCAGTACCtgataaaaaggagaaagat ccTTTTGAAGTGGACCTTTCTCACGTGTATCTTGCCTATACTGAGGAGAGTCTCCGTCAGTCTTTGATGAAACTAGAAAGACCACGAACTTCAAAGGGGAAAGCAAGGCCAAAGACAGGGAGAAG